The Salvelinus namaycush isolate Seneca chromosome 30, SaNama_1.0, whole genome shotgun sequence region tagaaagttggttgcaatttcagtttaatccacctgaaaggacggaacaaatagtacaacaaatattgtggttaaattcaaatatagtaattgataaaaaaactgtatttatcgaagaaatgtttaaaaaaggtataatttttgtgaatgatatcataaataggactggtggagttatgtcacacatgcagctcacacagacatatggaaatgtctgctctacccaaaattacaaccaattaattgcagcattaccacaaaaatggaagaggcaagtagaaggggaaaaaagtaaggaacttgtatgtcggccctgtattaaagaacataaatggttaaagaaaagtgtgataaataaaaacatataccaatttcatttaaggaccaaaaaactgacagctgtgccatataaattgcaaaatagttgggaagagatgttcgatgtacccattccatggcacatggtttatgaattgatacgcaaaacaacgccggattcaaaacttcgaatttttcaatttaaattattgtacaaaattcttgcaactaatagaatgttatatatatggggtatacaatcttcccagctctgtagattctgctgtgaggaggcagagtcattagatcatttattttggtattgtccatatgtagctcgtttttggtcacaggtccaggaatggctgaagaattgcaacatttgcctagaactaacgctacagatagcaatactgggggatttgaaaagccatagtcaatcaatcaataatataataattattttagcaaaaatgtttatttttaatttacaatctgtagaagctatgagaataggaaggttcaaatcttttgtgaagcatcacagcacagttgaaaaatatatggcaaataaaaatccgaaatggatgatgttggaagatagatgggaagggttgagtagaactgaagggtgggactaataacaagataaacaatgtagggcatacgggatctgtgaaatgtgtataggtgcggagcttttgtgaaatagcacagttacaagtggaaataaaattggatggacaacagaaatagaggaaggactaagaacaaacaagagagaactattataaagtagtctgtgtctgtaaaataggtataagatgtataaattgaaggtaaaagcagaagtgtttattagtttactccaattgggggagcggtggtagggttgcggggaataataataaaggtatattctttaaaaaagtatgtatgtctatataggtatgtgtatgtatatatgtatatatgtatgcatgcgtgtatggatatatatatttaccccaaaaaatatgggggattggaaatgatgcagacaattacattggaagcaacattctttccgcaatattaagctgatccaccccaaaaaaaaaaaaaaaaaaaaaaaaaaaaaaaaaaaaaaaaaaagattgttaAACGCTGAACATTGGTTTGTGTTAAGTGTGCATAAATGCTTTTCTCCAAATAAAATCTGTAGGTAAACTGTGTTACGTGCTTTTACCCTTTCACTACATCACTGGTTCCAGTTCTACAGCAACACATTCCTGCTAAGTGATTAGGTCTCCCTCAGATGAGTCTAAACTAAGACAGGTGGAGAATAGACAACTCTTATAGGTCACAGTGGAGGACACCCACCTGATGGCAGACCTGAGATGATCTTGACCATGAAGGTTTTGGCCACACCAGGGAACTTCATCAGTCTGGTGATCTCACCCAGGTCAAAGACTGACTTGGCATTGCTCTTCTCTGCAGGACCAGGAAAATACGTCACACGCAACTCACATATGAAGTCACGTGTCAAATACCACACATTATGGATGTCCCCACGTCACACAGGCCACAGTAAGTGTCAGATAAAGCAGAAATTTTATTttttgcaccacacacacacacccatacacaaacacacacacgcacaaacccTTTAGAGAGTGAATAGTGTGTTGTGAGGTAGGTGTAGAGTCTTACTGTCTGTGTTGTCCTGTGGCGCTTGTAACTTAGTGTGTTTAGGGATAAACGTCCAAACCAACAGGAAGCTGATGAAGCTCCCTCCAGCAGCTACACAAGCAGCAAATGTCTCCCTGGAAAAGCCATAGCAGGGATGTCACACGGCTAAATTCCAGCTCTTGGATTGGACTAGAATCTGTGAGCATTGAGGTGCTTCACTCACCCATAGCGTGTGCTTAGTGTACCGCCCAAGGTGGAGCCAGCAACCATGCCAATGCCAAAACATAGGCCCAGCTTGCCAAGGGCATCTGCCCGCTTGTCAGGTTCTGTCAGGTCAGTCACTACCATCTGGGCTcctggtgagaggaggagagaggagcacaACAAGTCAGATTTATACACACTTTAGTAACACTGGAACATATGGGGTATAGAGAGACATATATGGATCTGTTAAGAGGGCTGTCTAGTACAGTAGATCCTAGTACAGGAGGTCCTATAGGATCTGTTAGAGGGCTGTCTAGTACAGTAGATCCTAGTACAGGAGGTCCTATAGGATCTGTTAGAGGGCTGTCTAGTACAGTAGATCCTAGTACAGGAGGTCCTATAGGATCTGTTAGAGGGCTGTCTAGTACAGTAGATCCTAGTACAGGAGGTCCTATAGGATCTGGTAGAGGGCTGTCTAGTACAGTGGATCCTAGTACAGGAGGTCCTATAGGATCTGTTAGAGGGCTGTCTAGTACAGTAGGTTCTATAGGATCTGTTAGAGGGCTGTCTAGTACAGTAGATCATATAGGATCTGTTAGAGAGCTGTCTAGTACAGTAGATCATATATGATCTGTTAAAGGGCTGTCTAATACAATAGATCCTAAAGGATTTGTTAGAGAGCTGTCTAGTACAGTAGATCATATAGGATCTGTTAGAGAGCTGTCTAGTACAGTAGATCATATAGGATCTGTTAGAGAGCTGTCTAGTACAGTAGATCATATAGGATCTGTTAGAGAGCTGTCTAGTACAGTAGGTCCTATGGGATCTGTTAGAGGGCTGTCTAGTACAGGAGATCCTAGTACAGTAGATCATATATGATCTGTTAAAGGGCTGTCTAGTACAGTAGATCATATAGGATCTGTTAAAGGGCTGTCTAATACAATAGATCCTAAAGGATTTGTTAGAGAGCTGTCTCTAGTACAGTAGATACTATAGGATCTGTTAGAGGGTTGTCTAATACAATAGATCCTAAAGGATCTGTTAGAGAGCTGTCTAGTACAGTAGGTCCTAGGCACGGTACATACGCTGGGGACTTATCTGGGAGTTTGAGTATGAAGGGAACAACAGTTAGTATATTTGTCTCTAACTGTGATTGTGTAATTGCTGTGGATCATGTCATGCAGggctcccttgaaaaagagaccttgctctcaatgggactccctgctaaaataaaggttaaataaacaacaGGCAGTGGAGCACTTACCAGGCAAGCCATGCATCAAGACAGCGGGGAGTTTGTGGATGAAGAGCATGAGAGGACTGTCAGCTATCGCTAGTAACCCATAGTAGACTACAGAGGCAGTGCAGGATAGACACATTGCTGCCCTGGCACCAAAAAGGTCTGCAAACCTACCGACAACAGAAAAATAACACTGATCTATATTGACATCTGCCAACATATGGCCACCAACACATACCAGCTGCGATCTTGTGTCTGGACTCAGGTCTGATAAGCCCTCTCTGTATGGTTCGTTGCCCCGAGTCATTGAACCATAACTCAATTACATTTAAGTGAGAGCACTTTAAAGCTCAATTTGCCAGCAGCAAATTGTGCATCTTTGACCAGGGTTGGAGATTAAAGATACAGACTGTGGTTATGTAACAGATTATGTATTTCATTCAACAGAGTTTTGCTCACCTGCCAAATATCGGGCCTCCCAACAATTGGACGACACCAACCATGGTTTGCAAATAGCCAATCCATAAGGTGTCAAATCCCAGCTTCTTCGCCAAATACTGAATGGTGAGAGTTCAAACGTAAAtacatatacattttttaaatattataaCAATTAATCAGTggtgacctgtcattcagggctgttttgagccccacatgttttgcaaaatataataaaaaaatatttttacttttttgggccttgcctgttttgcatgttattttgacattaatacttgtaacatatcagtttgcaaacaatgtaaaaaaaaatatatatattattgagttaataaagccgcatacaaacatggtctctttttagttttcttgagtaaggcagctccaaaatgcaggtgtttcagcctagttcagtgctttctgtggtggtggggcaagccagcggaaaatacggagcgttgagCCGTGATTGCCGCAAATTCATCAATGAGTTATTTGGAatgaatcagtggctaactgcaagcattgcaaagcaatcattagcctgctattcagtggagtggctgtgtggtcccaagtctaagattacgggtctcttttcctagtttaaaatgataaacattcaacattgtccatgctgtcaatgaagcatgatttgtgccatgctaagaacggcccatgttctgaattctgtcgttgtacatttcaaaagtgctgaacaaatagttatattgactacgtccgtcctagctcgctcattaatgtcttcatcgaaattacggattgcctcttatccgctggTCGTCCCCTTATgacatagtttgtacatctcaattttttgtagaaaccacatttgtttaagcaagtcagtctGGCTTTTCCAGGGAGacatcagctatgtttttttaaaaggcattaaatgaggctgaatgaactgtttcgctgccagacaaggctccgcagaaagccaggtgtagcagtggtaaggtgttgggacagaaactgttagggcctaaggtgtaggccctaacagtttgtgggcaccgtttgtcaccgttatagtgcaattattatattgtttagtgttgtggctttgctggtatGTATCCCACATTCTTTTTTTTATggtcccaccaagatttacatgctaaaatcgccactgtaaTTAATTCATACTAGATTGTCATAGATATACTGCTTTCAAAGCGCATAGTCACAATCCTTTATCCAAAACGATGGTGCCCTCAAGAAGCCCCAGGTGAGGCCATTTTTCTATCTATTGTTTTAGATGTAGGCCTATGTCAACAATCCCAAGGCCATTTATAACTGTTCAAACCTATTAGCAAATGGCaaatatctacaatacatttGAATAACAGCAAATGAATGCATATCACACGTAGCCTACTATTTGTAGCAATTCTGATATCGAAAGTATTGAAATAAACTGCATTGTTTTCTTTCTCAACTCTCAATATAGGCTAATCATATAACAACAAAAACAACCACTTTTGTAACCTGGGTACTAGAATAGAcattaaaacagaaatacttacAGGAGTGATGGAAAACTGTAAAAACATGCATGTGATATCCAGGACAGCTATGAGGTAAGTAACGTAAATTACTCTCTGCATCTTTGAGCCTGTATGTACATCGGTAACGGCGGTGGGTGAGTCTGATTTAACTCGTGACATTTTACTGTAACGTTAAGCCTAAACCCAATTCGGTCCACCCTCTTGCATACAATAGCCTCCTGGAAAACCTGGAACAAGGATAAATAAATGATGAAATAACAAACAACGGCATAAGACAATATAATGCCGACACTGTGGCTGTCAAGTATTGAGATTAAATACACTTACCTTTGTTTATCTGAAGACGAAGTTCTTATAAATGCATAATACATCCGTCAAAAGTGTTCCTGCCGTTACTACCGATGCAGATGTTGATTTCACACTATGAGCGCCCCACCGGAAAAGAAAGGTGACGGTCAAACGCCATCGTTCATTCAATAAAGCAATTCGTAAGGATTAACTTTAGGAATGATTTCTCACGCATAATATTTCCCTATGTTCTTGTACTTTGATCTTTAGATGATGTAATATGTTTGCCGGCAGCACAAAAACGGAACTTCCTGTTTTCAGGCTTCAAAATAAAAGCTCTCATGAACTCAtgctgttgtgcccttgagcaaggcacttaacctctTAAATGCTCCAGGGGCGCTGACCCTGTGCTATTCCTCCaaactccctgtgtgtgtgtgtgtgtgtgtgtgtgtgtgtgtgtgtgtgtgtgtgtgtgtgtgtgtgtgtgtgtgtgtgtgtgtgtgtgtgtgtgtgtgtgtgtgaagcgggCGGGATATAGGATAAAGACCATAGATAATAGTACTTCCTATTCATGATGAACTCATTGAAGTCGAATTAATTGCCATATTGTTCAAATATATTCAAttcttaataaaaaaataaaataacaaatttttTCAGTTGGGGACCTTGCTCTGTATTTGTATTAATTTCTTAATTTTCCTCTAGTTTCAGTAGTGGACTTTTATTCTGACTTCTCAACCAGAAGTTCATTGGTGAAACCCAGCTAACTCCACATGAGAGTCCTCCCACTTTACACAACCACAAGTGGCGTGACTACTAGATTTCAGTTTTCTATTAGGTCGTCATGTACGGGTAGGCTTACATGTGACAAGTGTTGAGTTGGTTAAAGTTCATCATTGTTGAGAATGACTATGTTCATATTCaatggcgacccgtcattcaggacAGGTGTGGCAGAGCctcacctgttttgagccccacatttttagcaaaaaatatagattgttattgttatgttattttggcattaatacgtggcacatatcagtttgcaaacaatgtaaaaaaatatatattataattgagttaataaagccgcatacaaacatggtctctttttagttttcttgagtaaggcagttccaaatgcaggtgtttctgcctagctcagtgctttctgtggtggtggggcaagccagcagaaaatagctGGCGTTGCACCTTGATTGGCTCAGTgctctgtcactcatggggacactacgtcaccgccaagtctaagggtagaactCGAAAATTCATAGTTACACTAGAAGTGCCCATACAAGAAgcctcaaggtcattggccacagataaaatgatgtcaaattacattatatctacagtagctttgattcgattgatcatgtcaacatcatactttcaaaatcttagctaaaTGATgacatcatgaatcaagtcgacaatctactggcaaataatttttaatccttgtcatatgaagagaaataataaagagaaattatagataaaacgtatcggtgctcatcggccattggacataaacattacacaacaagttggaaatcgcaaattcaacaatgagttgtttggaaggaatcagtggctaactgcaagcattgcaaagcaatcattagcctactattcagtggagtggctgtgtggtcctaAGTCTAAAATTAAGGggggtctcttttcctagtttaaaatgataaacattcaacattggccatgctgtcaatgaagcatgatttgtgccatgctcaaaacaactgttaacacGGAAgtgcaaaatctgactttagtgagttcaagacaactgggacctCGGGTAAACGAgttacgactgggaaaatacatttagaactttcatccaactcggaattgtaaatcgggaactcgggtctctttctagagctacgacctgaagatcactgataatttcttgagttcccagttgtcttgaaagccccataaatccagagaatacaAGACTTTgctgacaaagtttgatgacaaaatttgccctcggaggaccgccacgccaccttcctgttcaagtgccagagagatatgtatactgtagcaaaggaagtaatactaagtgtatgttgtgtagtaagctgttagtagcccaagtgcctcaccctaataatttggcctattttcacctcttaattttgcctactgttctgacttggtggtgcacatgtagcctataacctgtttttgagaaatgtaatcatcgaatattgtaagagctttcattgtctggttatatgccccctttatttatcctacgattctgacttggtgtacagagagaatactgtaagaatggcccatgttctgaattctgttgctgtacatttcaaaagtgctgaacaaatagttatattgactacgtccgtcctagctcgctcattaatgtcttaattgaaattacggattgcctcttatccacttgtCGTTCCCTTATGACATAGTtcgtacatctcaattgtcagccgtatcagctatgttttttttaaaggcattaaatgaggctgaatgaactgtttcgctgccagacaaggctccgctgatagccaggtgtagcagtgataaggtgttgggactgctgttgggacagatttatgtaggccctaacagtttgtgggcatcgTTTGCCACCGTTATagtgtaattaatgtattgtttattgttgtgttgtggctttgctggtatgtgtaacggatgtgaaatggctagctagttagcggtggtccgcgctaatagcgtttcaatcgggtacatcactcgctttgagaccttgaagtagtggttccccttgctctgcaagagccgcagcttttgtggagcgatgggtaacgatgcttcgtgggtgtcagttgttgatgtgtgcagagggtccctggttcgcgcccgggtcggggctaggggacggactaaagttaaactgttacatatgcatcccacttttttttgccccaccaagatttacatgctataATCGCAACTGTTCGTATTGTAAGCTAAGTTAACGATATTGCTTATTCCCAAACATGGTTACTCTGACAATCTAACAAATACCGCTCAGGACATACAACCTCAGTCAGTAAAGATGTCCTAAATGTATTCtgtcacaacaaaacatgctgtGCTATAAAAGGGAACATTGATTTACTTCTGTGAATTGTTACCGGGGTCCTGGGCCGGGCGTAAAGGCCTGCTGGTCTGTCAGGATGTGTGTGGGGACGAGCTAGACCAGGGATGGGGGTCACAAAAAAATCTGCACTCATCATGAGGGGCGCAGTGGCTCGCGGGTCTGTATACCCaaatccatacccacacatgcagtcagagccttTTGGTGGCCTCACTAAATACCAACCATTTAAATCAGTTGATATGTTGATACAGCAAAACATAATTATAATAAAGCTGATAAAATAGGTTAAGACATAAGGCTAACATTTATACGACATGTTAGTTCCACACTCTCTTAAGGACTTGAAGCCCACCTGGGAGCAGTGtaaattacttaagtaaaaatactttaaattactacttaagtcgttttttggggtatctgtactttactttactatttatattcttGACAActattacttttacttcactacattactaaagaaaatatttaactttttactccatacagtttccctgacaacccaaagtacttgttacattttgaatgcttagcaggacaggacaattgtgaaattcacacacttatcaagagaacacagggtcatccctactgcctctggtctggcggactcactaaacacaaatgcatctcttataaataatgtctgagtgttggagtgtgcccctggctatccgtaaatttgaaaaacaataaaatgttgctgtctgctttgcttaatataaggaatttgaaattatttatacttttacttctacttttgatacttgagtatattttagcaattacatgtacttttcatacttaagtatatttaaaaccaaatacttttatgcttttactcaagtactattttactgggtgactttcacctttacttgagtaacttcctattaaggtatcttttactcaagtatgacaaatgGATACTTTTTCCCAACACTGCCTGGAAGGAACGTTTCTAGGGCTCCAAATAGACATTGTATCATTCAA contains the following coding sequences:
- the LOC120024895 gene encoding solute carrier family 22 member 18-like, whose protein sequence is MSRVKSDSPTAVTDVHTGSKMQRVIYVTYLIAVLDITCMFLQFSITPYLAKKLGFDTLWIGYLQTMVGVVQLLGGPIFGRFADLFGARAAMCLSCTASVVYYGLLAIADSPLMLFIHKLPAVLMHGLPGAQMVVTDLTEPDKRADALGKLGLCFGIGMVAGSTLGGTLSTRYGETFAACVAAGGSFISFLLVWTFIPKHTKLQAPQDNTDKKSNAKSVFDLGEITRLMKFPGVAKTFMVKIISGLPSGIFQVMFSVIAMNFFQLAPEQNGYLMAYFGIVSMVIQGGVIGWLTSKYSENSLLLLSIGMSSLVGLAQVFMANVFQFCFIVLPMMFSLSVFNVITDSMLTKTVPSSDTGTMLGLCASVQSLLRTIGPTIGGFLYHNYGVASFGFIQFVVNMVVFVFMLRNMVNSKDEHRE